The Duganella sp. BuS-21 sequence TGAGGTTCTAACCTTGGTCCGTTATCCGGATCGGGGACAGTGCATGGTAGGCAGTTTGACTGGGGCGGTCTCCTCCTAAAGTGTAACGGAGGAGTTCGAAGGTACGCTAATTACGGTCGGACATCGTGATGATAGTGCAATGGCATAAGCGTGCTTAACTGCGAGACCGACAAGTCGAGCAGGTACGAAAGTAGGACATAGTGATCCGGTGGTTCTGTATGGAAGGGCCATCGCTCAACGGATAAAAGGTACTCTGGGGATAACAGGCTGATTCCTCCCAAGAGTTCATATCGACGGGGGAGTTTGGCACCTCGATGTCGGCTCATCACATCCTGGGGCTGTAGCCGGTCCCAAGGGTATGGCTGTTCGCCATTTAAAGTGGTACGTGAGCTGGGTTTAAAACGTCGTGAGACAGTTTGGTCCCTATCTGCCGTGGGCGTTGGAAATTTGAAGGGGGCTGCTCCTAGTACGAGAGGACCGGAGTGGACGAACCTCTGGTGTACCGGTTGTCACGCCAGTGGCATTGCCGGGTAGCTAAGTTCGGAAGAGATAACCGCTGAAAGCATCTAAGCGGGAAACTTGCCTTGAGATGAGATTTCCCAGAGCCTTGAGCTCTTTAAAGGGTCGTTCGAGACCAGGACGTTGATAGGCTGGGTGTGGAAGTGCAGTAATGCATTAAGCTAACCAGTACTAATTGCCCGTAAGGCTTGTCCCTATAACCTTGACGGTTATACGCATTTACTCTGATGATGAGTGGTGCTACCCAATAAACTAAATGAGATCCCCGCGTTTGCGGGGACGACGCTGACGCGCCGCTTTACTTCTCCCAGATTCGCTGTGGCGCCCAATCGGTGGCGCCAGAGCATACAAGTCAAAGCTTGATGACCATAGTAAGTCGGTCCCACCCCTTCCCATCCCGAACAGGACCGTGAAACGACTCTACGCCGATGATAGTGCTGCAACCAGTGTGAAAGTAGGTTATCGTCAAGCTAGTTATTTAGAAAAACCCCAGTCCAGCCGGAACGCGCTCAAGATCGCGCTCTGTGCCAGACTGGGGTTTTTTGCTTTTGTGCATTAAAATGGCTTGCATATCGGAGATGCGACCCTATGCGTGTTGTTCTTGTTTGGACTCTGCTGTTGATGGCGTTGTGCGCACCGGCACAGGCGGCGCCCCTGTCGCTGCGCTTTGAGCGCCTCGGCGTCGAACAAGGCCTGACGCAGGAGTCGGTAGCCAGCATCCTCCAGGATCAACACGGCTATATGTGGCTCGGCACCCAGGCCGGCCTGAACCGTTATGACGGCTATCGTGTCACCACTTTCAAGAACGATCCCGCCAGCCCCCTCAGCCTGCAAGATAATTATGTCCAGGCTTTGTACGAGGATGGCGCCGGGCGGCTGTGGGTCGGCAACAAGGGCGGGCTCGACCGCTACGATCCGGCGACCCAGGGTTTTGCCCATGTGTTGTCGAAGATTTCCGTGTTGGCCATCGTCGGCGACGGCCGCCAGGGCTTGTGGCTGGCCACCAGCGCAGGCTTGCAGCATCTGGATACCGCCAGCGCCCGCGTGCAGATCCTGCGTCATGCCGACGCCGATGCCAACAGCCTCAACGACGATCAGGTCAACGCGCTCGCGCTCGACAAGCACGGCAATCTGTGGCTGGGCACGGGGCGCGGATTGGAGTTGCTGCCTGCCGGCAGCAAGGAGTTCCGTCACTTCGGCAACCAGAATCGCCGGCTGGAAAATCACATCATGGCGCTGTCGATCGGCGCGGACGGCGTGCTGTGGAGCGGCGCCATACGCGGGCTGCAGGCATGGCGCTTGAACGGTTTGTCGGCGGAGCCGATGGCGGTTGCGGTGCCGGACGAACTGGCCGGGCTGCGCGTGAACAAGCTGCTACATGACCGCGACGGCACGCTGTGGCTGGGCACCTTCACCGACGGCCTGCGGCGGCGCGATCCGGCCAGCGGGCGCTTTTACCGTTATGAACGCGACACGCTGAACCGCTACGGCATCAGCGACAACCAGATCGCCGCGCTCTACCAGGACCGCACCGGCACGCTCTGGATCGGCAACTGGTACGCAGGCGTCGATCGCGTCGACCTCAACAGCGGCGGTTTTGAACGTTATACCGAGCGCGCCGGCGTGCTGCCCAGCATCGGCAGCAGCAAGGTGCGGGCGATTGCCGGTGCGCCGGACGGCAAGATCTGGCTGGGCACCGGCACCGGCCTGGCGCTGCTCGATCCTGCGCTGGGCAAGGTCGAGTTTCAGTCCAACGAAGAGCCGCATCCCGGTTCGCTGCCGGCCGACCAGCTGATGGCGCTGGCGCCCGATCTGCAAGGCCGTCTATGGGTAGGCACCATCAGCGGCTTGTCATGGCGCGATCCGGCCAGCGGCCGCTATACGCCGATGTGGCTGGGCGACGAACCGGCCGCGCGCTCGGTGCAACGCATGATGGTGGGGCGCGACGGCACCATCTGGGTCGGCACCCGCCAGGGCTTGCATCGCATCGATCCGCAGACGCTGGCCATGCAGACCTACCGCGTCGATACGGCCGATCCCGACCGCCTGTCCGGCCGCGTCTATGCGCTGCTGGAAGATCGGCGCGGCAATCTGTGGGCCGGCACCGAGAACGGCCTGGATCGCTTCGATCCGGCCACCGGCAAGTTCCAGCATTACCGCCACGATCCGAGCCAGTCCGACAGTCTGAGCCACAACCGCGTGCATTATCTGTATCAGGATGCGCAGGAACGCATCTGGATCGGCACGGCGGCCGGCCTGTGCATGGCGACCATGGGCAAGGATGGCAAGCTGCATTTCCGCTTTTATGCGCCGGCCAACGGTCGTTCGCCCGATCCCGTCGGCGCGATCCTGGGCGACGATCAGGGGCGCTTGTGGATCAGCAGCACGGCCGGCGTTTCCCTGTTTAATCCGGCCAACGGCAGTTTTAAGAACTACACCTCCAAGGATGGGCTGATCGATGGCTCCTATTTCATCGGCTCGGGCTACCGCGCGGCGGACGGTACGCTGTACTTCGGCGGCCTGGAGGGCGTGACGGCGTTCCAGCCGGCCGCCATCCATGACAATCCGTATGCGCCGCCGGTGTCGATCACCGATTTTTCCATTTTCAACCAATCGATTCTGGGCGGGGCGGCGCGGCCGGATGTGCTGGCGCGAGGGCCGATCGACCAGGCCAGGGCGCTGGCGCTGTCGTATCGCGATGCGGTGTTTTCGTTCGAGTTCGCGGGCATGCATTACGCCGATCCGCAGCGCAACCGCTATGCCTACCAGCTGGAGGGCTTTGATCCGAACTGGGTGACGACCGATGCCGGCAAGCGCTTCGCCACCTACACCAACCTCGACCCGGGCCGTTATGTGTTCCGCGTGAAAGCGGCCAACAAGGATGGCGTGTGGAGTAGCGAGCCGGTGTCGCTGGCGCTGACGATTGCGCCGCCGGTGTGGAAGACCTGGTGGTTCCGCCTGCTGATGGTGGCGCTGGTGCTGGGCGGCGCCTATCTGCTGTTCCGCATCCGCATCCGCTTGCTGATGCGCCAGAAGCAGGAGCTGGAGCAGGAGGTCGGCACCCGCACGCGCGAGCTGGTGCAGCAGAAGGAGTCCATCGAGCGCGAGAAGGAAAACGTCGAGGCGGCGCATCGGAATATCGCACTGCTGTCCGAGATCGGCCGGCGCATCACGGCCAACCTTGACAGCGAGGCCATCATGTCCCTGCTATACCAGCAGGTGCATGCGCTGATGGACGCCAGCGTGTTCGGCATTGGCATCTACCGCGCCGAGCAGGAGCTGATCGAATATCCGTTCGCGATGGAGCGCGGCAAGCGCTACACGCCGTACACGCGCAGCATGCGCGAGCCGAACCAGCTGGCCGTGTGGTGCATCAACCATGCGCAGGAAGTGTTCATCAACGACCTGGAGCAGGAGTACCACCGCTACATCGCCAGCCTGGACCTGGTGTCCGGCGCCGAGGACATGGGCACGCTGGAGGATGGCACGCTGCCGACCGAACCGCGTTCGCTGATCTATGTGCCGATCTCGGTGAGCGGCCAGGTGCGCGGCGTGATCACGGTGCACAGCTACCGCGCCCACGCCTATCACCGCATCGACCTCGACATGCTGACCACGCTGGCGTCGTATGTGGCGGTGGCGTTCGCCAATGCCGATTCGTATCGCCAGTTGCAGGATACCCAGCAGCAGTTGGTGGAGCGCGAGAAGCTGGCGGCGCTGGGATCGCTGGTGGCCGGCGTTGCCCATGAATTGAATACGCCGATCGGCAACAGCCTGGTGATCGCCAGCACGCTGGAGGACAAGACCACCGAAATCGAGGGGCTGAACAAGGCCAGCACCTTGCGCCGCTCGGACCTGCAAAGCTTTATCGATGCCGCGCGCGAAGCGTCCACCTTGCTGATGCGCAGCCTGCGCAACGCGGCCGAGCTGGTGAACAGCTTCAAGCAGGTGGCGGTGGACCAGGCCAGCGCCAAGCGGCGCCGCTTCAATCTGTCGCAGGCCAGCCAGGAAATCGTGATGACGATGAAGAACCAGGTGCGCAAGGCCGGGCATCAGATCGTGGTGGAGATGCCGGACGATATCGAGATGGACAGCTTCCCCGGACCGTATAGCCAGGTCATCATCAATCTGATTAACAACGCCTTGCTGCATGCGTTTGAAGACCGCAACGGCGGCGAGATCCGCATGTGGGCCGTGCGGCTGGGATCGGAGCGGGTGCGCATCGTGTTCCAGGATGACGGCAAGGGCATCCAGATCGAACATCAGGCGCGCATCTTCGATCCCTTTTTCACCACCAAGCTGGGGCAGGGCGGCAATGGCCTGGGCTTGAGCATCACCTACAATATCGTGACCTCGCTGCTGGATGGCAGCATACGCGTCGACAGCGCCGTCGGCGTCGGCACGCGCTTCACCATCGATTTGCCGCTGAAGGCCTCGCTGGCCGGCGACTAGCGCCGGCGCGCGATCAGACGCCCCACATGATGGGCTGGTTTTCGGCCTTGGCGGTGCGCAGCATTTCCAGCAGCGGGTAGGCGCGCGCCGAGAAGTCGACGCGCTGGGCTTCGGCGTGCTCCTTGGTTTCCCCTTCTTCCTGTTCGTGCGCGTGGACGTCGTGCTCGATGGTGGCTTGCGGATGCAGCTTGCTCTCGGCCACTTCCTGCTCCAGGATGGTCAGCGCTTGCGCAGCTTCGGTGGCGGTGATGACGCCACGGGTGGGATTTTTGTGCAGCAGGTCCAGTATGCGTTGTGCGTGTTCCTGATACATCAGGACTTCAGGGCTGGATTTGGATTTGAAGGCGATTAACATAAGCGTTCTTTCTTGGTTTTATTGATGAATGGTCTGTTTGTAAAACTCTATGCCTATGCCGTGCACTTTACAAGCCTCTGGACAGCCTGTCTGAGCGGTGACGCACATCAATTAAGCCGCGCCTAAGCGTCGCCGGCGTTTTTAATTCAATTTAAAGGAAGTCAGGAAGGTGTCGACCGGTTCGGCGCTGATTTCCTGCGCCGGGCCGACCACCACCACCTGGTAGACGCGTTTGTCCTTGGCCAGGAAGCGGCCCAGCATGCGCATCGGGCGACCATTGGCGCCGCCGCTGCCGCTGGCGTCGACTTCCTGCGCGCCGTTGGGCAGCGTCTTGCTGCTGGTGATGCTGGCGTTGATGTTTTTCACCATCGCGGTTTTCATGGCTTCGACGGCGGCCGGCGCTTGCGCGGCGTCGGCCAGCTGCACGCTGCCGACGGCGAATACCACGCCGTCGATGTCGGCGGCGCTCATGGTCATGTTCACCTCCAGTTGGTCGAGCTTGATGCTGCGCGTCTGCGTGTCCGGCTTGCCGGGGAATAGCACGGCATAGGGCGCGTCGCTGCTGCGGAAGTCGCGCCAGTCGTATTTCGGGCTGCAGGCGGACAGGATGAGTGCCAGCAGGATGGTCGGCGGCAGGGTGCGCATCATTTCTGGGCTTTCTTTTTCTGGTCTTCGATGGCTTTCCATTCATCGATGTGGTGTTGCTGGCGCAGCACGCGCGACTGGGGATCGATGGTCACCATGGCGTTCGGCGGCAGCGGCAGTTCGCCGTGGCCGTCGCGCATGGCCAGGCGCTCGGTGCGGCCGTTGATGCGTACCTCGACCGGCATCGGGAAGGCGCCGCCGTCCTTCAACTGCCAGCGCAGCGTGAGTTGGTCGGCGCTGCGTTCGGCCACCAGTTCCGGCAGGGCGGCGTGATACAGGTAGGCGTCGAAGAACCAGGTCAGGTCGCGGCCGCTGGCCTCGTTGGCGAACTGGATGAATTCCTTGGTGCTGCCCCAGCGCGGCTGAAAGTTGCCCGGCGCCGGCGTGGCGGTGCCGTAGACCATGCGGCGCGTGGCGGTGAAGAAGGCGTCGTCGCCGATCAGGTCGCGCAGCGTGTGCAGGATCAGCGCACCCTTGACGTAGATGTCCAGCGCCGGGCCGCCGCGCTCCGCTGCGTAGACGTCCTGGATGCGCAGGCTCTTGCCGCTGACCACGGGCGCCTTGTTGCTCAGCTGCTTGCGGAAATCGAACAGCAGCCACTGGAATTCCATTTCGCCGCGCAGCGCTTCCATGTAGAGCGGCTGCATGTAGGAGCCGAAGCCTTCATGCAGCCACATGTCGTCCCAGTCGGCGTTGGTGAGCTGGTTGCCGAACCATTCGTGCGACAGTTCGTGGTGCAGCAGCCAGTCGTAGCCCAGGGGCGCTTTGACGTAGCCGTTGCCGTAGGCGTTGATGGTTTGGTGTTCCATGCCCAGGTGCGGCGTTTCGACCACGCCCATTTTTTCGTCGCCGAACGGATAGGGGCCGATGCGGCTCTCGAAGAAATCAAGCATCGGCGTGAATTCGCTGAACAGGCCTTGCGCTTGCTTGTCGTGGCCTTTCAGGTACCACATGCGCAGCGCGATGGTGTTGCCGTAGCGGCTGGCGTAATCGGCCGACAGCATCTCGTAGGGGCCGATGTTGAGGGCCACGCCGTAGGTGCTGGGATGTTTGGCGCGCCAGTGGTAGGTGCGCCAGCCGTCCTTTTCTTCCATGCCGGTGGCGACGCCGTTGCCGGCCACCACCAGCGGCGCCGGCACCGTGATGTGCAGGTCGATCAGCTGCGGCTTGCCGGTGGGATGGTCGATGCAGGGCCAGAACAGGTCGCAGCCTTCGCCTTCGACGGTGGTGGCGATCCAGGGCTGGCCGTCGGCGGTCTGGCTCCAGGTGAAACCGCCGTCCCATGGCGCGCGCTTGGCAATGGTCGGCTGGCCGTGGTACTGGATGCGCACGGTGGTGCGGGCGCCGGCCGGCAGCGGCGTCGGCAGCGTCAGGTAGAGGCGGCCTTCCGGGTTGCTGATGGCCGACGGCGCGAGCGCGACGCCGTCCACGCTGGCGCTGTCGACCGGCAGGTTGCGGTCCAGTTCGACGGCGATGCGGCGCAGCGGCTCCTTCAGCAGGAAGGTGAGGGCGGCGTCGCCGCGGAGGCTTTTGGTGGCCGGATCGACACGCAGCGCGAGGTCGACTTTTTCAAACGTCACGGCCAGTTGCTCGGGCGCGCGCGGCGCGCCGGAGTTGATGGTGAAGTCGGTGGCCGCCGGCGGCGTCGAAGCACAGCCGGCCAGCGCGACGGTGGCTGCTGCGGTGGCTGCGGCGGCGAGGTAGAGGGGCAAGCGGGTCATGGTGGTCCTGGCATCAATAAGCTCAAAGCAATATATCAGCAAGCGCACCGGACTTGGTATGTTGATGACTTTATATTGGTGCAGTTTATTCGGCGAGCGCGCGGCGGTATTGGATTGCCTCTTTGATGTGCGGCAGCGCGATGGTGGTGGCGCCGGCCAGGTCGGCGATGGTGCGGGCCACGCGCAGGATGCGGTGATAGGCGCGGCCCGACCATTTGAATTTCTCCATGCTGTGCTTGAGCTGCGCCTTGCCTGGCCGGTCGAGCTTGCAGTAGTGGTCGATCTCGCGCGGAGCGAGGTACTGGTTGCGTTTGCCCTGGCGCTGGAGTTGGCGGTTGGCGGCCGCCTGGACGCGGGCGGCGATCACGGCGGACGTTTCGCCATCGGCCCCGGCGGCCAGGATGTCGGGATGGACCGAGCCGACTTCCATTTGCATGTCGATCCGGTCCAGCAGCGGGCCGGAGATGCGGTTGATGTAGCGCAGCCGCACGTCCGGCGCGCAGCGGCAGCCGACGCTCGGGTGGCCGAAGTAGCCGCAAGGGCAGGGGTTCATGGCGGCGATCAATTGGAAGTGCGCCGGGAAGTCGGCCTGGCGCGCCGCGCGCGAGATGGTGATGCGGCCCGATTCCATCGGCTCGCGCAGCACGTCGAGCACGCGCCGGTCGAACTCCGGCAATTCGTCCAGGAACAGCACGCCGCGATGGGCCAGGGAAATCTCGCCGGGACGCGGCACGCTGCCGCCGCCGACCAGCGCGGCGCCGGAGGAAGTGTGGTGCGGCGCGCGGAACGGCCGCTGCTTCCAGTGCTCGATGCGGAAGCTGCCGGTCAGCGACTGCACGGCCGCCGCTTCCAGCGCCTCTTCATCGCTCATTGCCGGCAGCAGGCCGGCAAAGCGCGAGGCCAGCATGGTCTTGCCGGAGCCGGGCGGACCGACCAGCAGGATCGAATGGGTGCCGGCCGCCGCCACCTCCAGCGCACGCTTGACGAAGACCTGTCCCTTGACGTCGGCGAAGTCGGGATACTCGGGGGGCGCAGCCAGCGGCGCCGCTTGGTGGCGCGACAGCATGGTGTCGACCGACTTGCCGGAGAAGTGGTGGCACACCTGCAGCAGCGAGTGGGCCGGGTAGATGGCGGCGCTGGAGACCAGCGCCGCTTCGTCGGCATTGGCCAGCGGCAGGATGAAGGCCAGGCAGCCGCCGTCGCGCCGCGTTGCCAGCGACATCGCCAGCGCACCGCGTATCGGCCGCAGTTCGCCGGACAGGGACAGCTCGCCGGCAAATTCGTACTGATGCAGGCGGCGCGAGGGGATTTGTCTGGAAGCGGCCAGGATGCCGAGCGCGATCGGCAGGTCGAAGCGGCCAGACTCCTTGGGCAGGTCGGCCGGCGCCAGGTTGACGGTGATGCGTTGGGCGGGAAATTCGA is a genomic window containing:
- a CDS encoding ATP-binding protein, translated to MRVVLVWTLLLMALCAPAQAAPLSLRFERLGVEQGLTQESVASILQDQHGYMWLGTQAGLNRYDGYRVTTFKNDPASPLSLQDNYVQALYEDGAGRLWVGNKGGLDRYDPATQGFAHVLSKISVLAIVGDGRQGLWLATSAGLQHLDTASARVQILRHADADANSLNDDQVNALALDKHGNLWLGTGRGLELLPAGSKEFRHFGNQNRRLENHIMALSIGADGVLWSGAIRGLQAWRLNGLSAEPMAVAVPDELAGLRVNKLLHDRDGTLWLGTFTDGLRRRDPASGRFYRYERDTLNRYGISDNQIAALYQDRTGTLWIGNWYAGVDRVDLNSGGFERYTERAGVLPSIGSSKVRAIAGAPDGKIWLGTGTGLALLDPALGKVEFQSNEEPHPGSLPADQLMALAPDLQGRLWVGTISGLSWRDPASGRYTPMWLGDEPAARSVQRMMVGRDGTIWVGTRQGLHRIDPQTLAMQTYRVDTADPDRLSGRVYALLEDRRGNLWAGTENGLDRFDPATGKFQHYRHDPSQSDSLSHNRVHYLYQDAQERIWIGTAAGLCMATMGKDGKLHFRFYAPANGRSPDPVGAILGDDQGRLWISSTAGVSLFNPANGSFKNYTSKDGLIDGSYFIGSGYRAADGTLYFGGLEGVTAFQPAAIHDNPYAPPVSITDFSIFNQSILGGAARPDVLARGPIDQARALALSYRDAVFSFEFAGMHYADPQRNRYAYQLEGFDPNWVTTDAGKRFATYTNLDPGRYVFRVKAANKDGVWSSEPVSLALTIAPPVWKTWWFRLLMVALVLGGAYLLFRIRIRLLMRQKQELEQEVGTRTRELVQQKESIEREKENVEAAHRNIALLSEIGRRITANLDSEAIMSLLYQQVHALMDASVFGIGIYRAEQELIEYPFAMERGKRYTPYTRSMREPNQLAVWCINHAQEVFINDLEQEYHRYIASLDLVSGAEDMGTLEDGTLPTEPRSLIYVPISVSGQVRGVITVHSYRAHAYHRIDLDMLTTLASYVAVAFANADSYRQLQDTQQQLVEREKLAALGSLVAGVAHELNTPIGNSLVIASTLEDKTTEIEGLNKASTLRRSDLQSFIDAAREASTLLMRSLRNAAELVNSFKQVAVDQASAKRRRFNLSQASQEIVMTMKNQVRKAGHQIVVEMPDDIEMDSFPGPYSQVIINLINNALLHAFEDRNGGEIRMWAVRLGSERVRIVFQDDGKGIQIEHQARIFDPFFTTKLGQGGNGLGLSITYNIVTSLLDGSIRVDSAVGVGTRFTIDLPLKASLAGD
- a CDS encoding M1 family metallopeptidase, whose amino-acid sequence is MTRLPLYLAAAATAAATVALAGCASTPPAATDFTINSGAPRAPEQLAVTFEKVDLALRVDPATKSLRGDAALTFLLKEPLRRIAVELDRNLPVDSASVDGVALAPSAISNPEGRLYLTLPTPLPAGARTTVRIQYHGQPTIAKRAPWDGGFTWSQTADGQPWIATTVEGEGCDLFWPCIDHPTGKPQLIDLHITVPAPLVVAGNGVATGMEEKDGWRTYHWRAKHPSTYGVALNIGPYEMLSADYASRYGNTIALRMWYLKGHDKQAQGLFSEFTPMLDFFESRIGPYPFGDEKMGVVETPHLGMEHQTINAYGNGYVKAPLGYDWLLHHELSHEWFGNQLTNADWDDMWLHEGFGSYMQPLYMEALRGEMEFQWLLFDFRKQLSNKAPVVSGKSLRIQDVYAAERGGPALDIYVKGALILHTLRDLIGDDAFFTATRRMVYGTATPAPGNFQPRWGSTKEFIQFANEASGRDLTWFFDAYLYHAALPELVAERSADQLTLRWQLKDGGAFPMPVEVRINGRTERLAMRDGHGELPLPPNAMVTIDPQSRVLRQQHHIDEWKAIEDQKKKAQK
- a CDS encoding DUF1840 domain-containing protein; protein product: MLIAFKSKSSPEVLMYQEHAQRILDLLHKNPTRGVITATEAAQALTILEQEVAESKLHPQATIEHDVHAHEQEEGETKEHAEAQRVDFSARAYPLLEMLRTAKAENQPIMWGV
- a CDS encoding YifB family Mg chelatase-like AAA ATPase, whose amino-acid sequence is MSLAVLKSRALAGMEAQEVSVEVHLANGLPAFTIVGLADTEVKEAKDRVRAAIQNGGFEFPAQRITVNLAPADLPKESGRFDLPIALGILAASRQIPSRRLHQYEFAGELSLSGELRPIRGALAMSLATRRDGGCLAFILPLANADEAALVSSAAIYPAHSLLQVCHHFSGKSVDTMLSRHQAAPLAAPPEYPDFADVKGQVFVKRALEVAAAGTHSILLVGPPGSGKTMLASRFAGLLPAMSDEEALEAAAVQSLTGSFRIEHWKQRPFRAPHHTSSGAALVGGGSVPRPGEISLAHRGVLFLDELPEFDRRVLDVLREPMESGRITISRAARQADFPAHFQLIAAMNPCPCGYFGHPSVGCRCAPDVRLRYINRISGPLLDRIDMQMEVGSVHPDILAAGADGETSAVIAARVQAAANRQLQRQGKRNQYLAPREIDHYCKLDRPGKAQLKHSMEKFKWSGRAYHRILRVARTIADLAGATTIALPHIKEAIQYRRALAE